The Enterococcus sp. 7F3_DIV0205 genome has a window encoding:
- a CDS encoding DUF5085 family protein, producing the protein MKIEQRPLYMKNLINFSREILPKEWETGLNTLQVLELNEGLYQSGPLFFSIKDIQDHEEKSFTFYMPINWATEIPPELDSLTFTEELSIRNAVMLRQADNEDNFLAAREKIEQYAKENQITLEDTSYVICTDVFGEYVLDIYIPIKDVSIK; encoded by the coding sequence TTGAAAATAGAGCAACGGCCACTATACATGAAGAACTTAATTAATTTTTCAAGAGAAATTTTACCAAAGGAATGGGAAACTGGTCTAAATACATTACAAGTTCTGGAATTGAACGAAGGCCTGTACCAATCTGGTCCATTATTCTTTTCTATAAAAGATATTCAAGATCATGAAGAAAAATCCTTTACATTTTATATGCCAATAAATTGGGCAACTGAGATTCCGCCTGAATTGGATTCATTAACTTTCACAGAAGAATTATCAATTCGAAACGCAGTAATGTTACGACAAGCTGATAATGAGGACAACTTTCTTGCAGCAAGAGAAAAAATTGAACAATATGCAAAAGAAAATCAAATAACTTTAGAAGACACTTCTTATGTTATTTGCACAGATGTTTTTGGAGAATACGTATTAGATATCTACATTCCCATAAAGGATGTGTCAATAAAATGA
- a CDS encoding DUF5085 family protein — MIVEGQKIEYRNIISKYYTFIPTEMQLAIDDFFETIRENKLTPNGSFFYSINTYNQKDTSEPILAEFFLPVQENNVEIDMEILNFRTYFAVSDMIMTRIDHDFENKTLESYGKLLEYTDKQGMELTAPFFHLLKIMDDISYLQIYLGATRIFEYQK, encoded by the coding sequence ATGATTGTGGAAGGGCAAAAAATAGAATACAGAAATATAATATCAAAATATTATACTTTTATTCCAACTGAAATGCAGTTAGCCATAGATGATTTTTTCGAAACAATTAGAGAGAATAAATTAACACCAAATGGTTCTTTTTTCTACTCCATTAATACCTATAACCAAAAAGATACTTCAGAACCCATATTGGCTGAATTCTTTCTCCCAGTTCAAGAGAATAATGTGGAAATAGATATGGAAATTTTAAATTTCCGAACCTACTTTGCTGTTTCTGATATGATTATGACACGAATTGATCATGATTTTGAAAATAAAACTCTAGAAAGTTACGGTAAGTTATTAGAGTATACAGACAAACAAGGTATGGAATTAACTGCTCCATTTTTCCATCTTTTAAAAATTATGGATGATATAAGCTATCTGCAAATTTATTTAGGTGCGACAAGAATCTTTGAGTATCAAAAATAA
- a CDS encoding helix-turn-helix domain-containing protein, translating to MLSENFQESLKQLRIKRNLTQDELGTKLGVSGQTIYKYENGVTFPPPEKIEKILQFFRVDPNVLFGYHSQSENINKLLKIINNEAHLQAEIFRNLEVGDEKSVLEKLINEYPYLEKQNMDLLINYNEFIFKTNVEKYIVREIERIKIADTFLNKEC from the coding sequence TTGTTAAGTGAAAATTTTCAGGAGTCATTAAAACAATTAAGAATAAAAAGAAATCTAACTCAAGATGAACTAGGTACAAAACTTGGAGTGAGTGGTCAAACAATTTATAAATATGAGAATGGGGTTACCTTTCCACCACCAGAAAAAATAGAGAAGATTCTTCAATTTTTTAGAGTCGATCCAAATGTTTTATTTGGTTACCACAGTCAAAGTGAGAACATCAATAAGTTATTAAAAATAATCAATAACGAAGCACATTTACAAGCTGAGATTTTTCGTAACTTGGAAGTTGGGGATGAAAAGAGTGTTTTGGAAAAGCTGATTAATGAATATCCATACTTGGAGAAACAGAATATGGATTTATTGATAAATTACAATGAATTTATTTTTAAAACAAATGTTGAAAAATATATAGTGCGAGAAATTGAACGTATCAAAATAGCCGATACTTTTTTGAATAAAGAATGTTAA
- a CDS encoding helix-turn-helix domain-containing protein, whose amino-acid sequence MERKVEIRLKQLVKDRGILLRELARLSDIEPSIVNKLANNNREKIYLLHIERIADALDISDISEIIRLK is encoded by the coding sequence ATGGAAAGAAAAGTAGAAATTCGTTTGAAACAACTAGTTAAAGATAGAGGTATATTATTAAGAGAGCTTGCACGTTTATCTGACATTGAGCCTTCAATTGTTAATAAATTAGCAAATAATAACAGAGAAAAGATTTATTTATTGCATATTGAGAGGATAGCGGATGCGTTGGATATTAGTGATATATCTGAAATAATTCGGTTGAAGTGA
- a CDS encoding TPM domain-containing protein, with protein MNSNHTHKKHTHFTQATFFKTILFLTTIFLFALFSPQISTAESFFVDDQAGLLSEETKQAIIQANESDFKQLPGSPQFVLKTIKKLPKNETIETYANETFQTLGIGDKDRNNGFLFVIAVSDRKYRLEVGYGVEDVITDSMKRDIVPTNVEQLFREEKYDQGLTIISHNIITIVNERYGNYEVAKKEVQDIAQASNSYDDSEYHYVEPKKNFSNYIGSAFAFIMDHFVLSTLVALSLFIGFLFLRSFLEERLLKKPLFDSIQELQVRWLGKVAVREKAIMLYVKEAPIRILILANFDNYKPLQHYLTKILFTSDVIDYATQLGKYRMHHLTPANKLTYCTMCLEVSERYYEEYAQSLDDFLSKPQKITQAKEQLQPRLKKSDSDYLEILQKIVQARVAFMQTRKIVQVYVKEHVSKSFYTKQKEKLLVLLVSYHLLKGQDTSKEDFLTEAGNFENELPKAFKKGEKDFKKIESDYYQKAITDLDKCLFLGAIPGMNLSSYQTLQYFSPSSYRSSDSGGSSGDGGSSSGGGGSSGGGGFSGGW; from the coding sequence ATGAACTCAAATCACACACATAAAAAACACACACACTTTACCCAAGCAACCTTTTTTAAAACAATCCTATTCCTCACTACTATCTTCCTATTCGCTCTATTCTCTCCACAAATCAGCACAGCCGAAAGTTTCTTCGTCGATGATCAAGCTGGTCTATTAAGCGAAGAAACAAAACAAGCGATCATTCAAGCAAACGAATCAGACTTCAAACAACTACCTGGCAGTCCGCAATTCGTTCTAAAAACTATCAAAAAATTACCGAAAAACGAAACGATCGAAACCTACGCAAATGAAACATTTCAAACATTAGGTATCGGTGATAAAGACCGAAACAATGGTTTTCTTTTCGTCATTGCAGTGTCTGATCGGAAATATCGTTTAGAAGTTGGATATGGTGTAGAAGACGTGATCACAGATAGTATGAAGCGTGACATCGTCCCTACAAACGTGGAACAATTGTTTCGTGAAGAAAAGTATGATCAAGGTTTGACTATCATCAGCCACAATATCATAACGATCGTCAATGAACGTTATGGCAATTACGAAGTAGCAAAAAAGGAAGTTCAAGATATAGCACAGGCAAGTAACTCTTATGACGACTCTGAATATCACTATGTAGAACCGAAAAAGAATTTTTCAAACTATATTGGGAGTGCTTTTGCTTTTATCATGGATCATTTTGTCCTATCAACTTTGGTTGCTTTGAGTCTATTTATCGGCTTTCTTTTCTTAAGGAGTTTCTTAGAAGAACGGCTTTTAAAAAAGCCCCTGTTTGATTCAATCCAAGAATTACAAGTACGTTGGCTAGGTAAAGTAGCTGTGAGGGAAAAAGCGATTATGCTTTATGTTAAAGAAGCACCTATTAGGATATTGATTCTAGCCAATTTTGATAACTATAAACCTTTACAACACTATTTAACTAAGATTTTATTTACTAGCGATGTCATTGATTATGCAACCCAACTTGGGAAATATCGTATGCATCACCTTACCCCAGCCAACAAGCTAACTTATTGCACCATGTGTTTAGAAGTCAGCGAGCGCTACTATGAAGAATATGCTCAAAGTTTAGACGACTTCTTATCAAAACCACAGAAAATCACTCAGGCTAAAGAACAACTACAACCAAGACTGAAAAAATCAGATAGTGACTACTTAGAAATTTTACAAAAAATTGTTCAAGCCAGAGTTGCTTTCATGCAAACGAGAAAGATTGTGCAAGTTTATGTAAAAGAACATGTATCAAAATCATTTTACACAAAACAAAAAGAAAAATTACTAGTTTTACTTGTTTCCTATCATCTGTTAAAAGGTCAAGATACCAGTAAGGAAGATTTTTTAACAGAAGCAGGTAATTTTGAAAATGAATTGCCTAAAGCTTTTAAAAAGGGTGAGAAGGATTTTAAAAAAATCGAGTCTGACTATTATCAAAAAGCGATCACGGATCTTGATAAATGTTTATTTCTTGGCGCCATACCTGGCATGAATTTATCAAGTTATCAAACGTTACAGTATTTTAGTCCTTCAAGCTATCGAAGTAGTGATTCTGGCGGATCTTCTGGGGACGGCGGAAGCAGCTCTGGTGGCGGTGGGTCATCCGGCGGTGGCGGCTTTTCTGGAGGCTGGTAA
- a CDS encoding bifunctional transcriptional activator/DNA repair enzyme AdaA, which translates to MIGEKEKKQYYKALLAKDSTYDGIFFVGIKSTGVFCHATCPARKPKYENCTFYETAEEALLSGYRPCKRCKPLSFPREIPPLVQKMVELVEENPEKRWKDQDFAELGIHSMTARRQFKKVYGMTFVQYARSRRMGMALKSIKNGEKRINTQLDVGYDSSSGFYDAFSKIMGRNPKQSKEIKILSADWIDTILGPMMSIANDEYLYLLEFVDRRGLEREIERLRNRMNASIVPGKTKINEQIKEELELYFEKKLDEFQTPYLCLGSDFQKSVWQALTKIKRGETSSYKELAQAIGNPNGMRAVGNANGANQLAIIIPCHRVIQTDGSLGGYGGGVERKKWLLKHEREYDL; encoded by the coding sequence ATGATCGGAGAAAAAGAAAAAAAACAGTATTACAAAGCACTGCTTGCAAAAGATTCTACCTATGACGGCATTTTCTTTGTCGGTATTAAATCAACGGGTGTTTTCTGCCATGCAACGTGTCCAGCAAGGAAACCCAAATATGAAAACTGTACTTTTTATGAAACAGCAGAAGAAGCTTTGTTATCTGGCTACAGACCATGTAAACGATGCAAACCGTTATCTTTTCCAAGAGAAATTCCACCACTCGTTCAAAAAATGGTGGAGTTAGTAGAAGAAAATCCAGAAAAGCGTTGGAAAGACCAAGACTTCGCTGAGTTGGGCATTCATTCGATGACTGCCAGAAGACAATTCAAAAAAGTCTACGGCATGACCTTTGTTCAATATGCACGTTCAAGAAGGATGGGGATGGCGTTGAAATCAATCAAAAACGGTGAGAAACGGATCAATACTCAGCTGGATGTAGGCTATGATTCATCCAGTGGATTCTATGATGCTTTTTCAAAAATCATGGGCAGAAATCCGAAACAATCAAAAGAGATCAAAATTTTATCTGCCGATTGGATCGATACGATTTTAGGTCCGATGATGAGTATTGCGAATGATGAGTACTTATATTTGTTGGAATTTGTCGACCGTCGCGGCTTGGAAAGAGAAATCGAGCGACTACGGAATCGAATGAATGCATCGATCGTTCCTGGAAAAACCAAGATCAATGAACAGATCAAAGAAGAATTAGAGTTATATTTTGAGAAGAAACTAGATGAATTTCAGACTCCATATCTGTGTTTGGGTTCTGATTTTCAAAAAAGTGTATGGCAAGCTTTGACGAAAATCAAGCGTGGTGAAACATCTTCTTATAAAGAGTTGGCGCAAGCTATCGGAAATCCTAATGGAATGCGTGCTGTTGGGAATGCGAATGGTGCGAATCAATTGGCAATCATTATTCCGTGTCATCGGGTGATCCAGACAGATGGGAGTTTAGGTGGATATGGTGGTGGCGTGGAGCGGAAGAAGTGGTTGTTGAAGCATGAGCGTGAGTATGATTTGTGA
- a CDS encoding isocitrate lyase/PEP mutase family protein: MKEAKVMQFRTAHKKDKPLVLLNIWDVTTATELIQKKIKLIPTGSFAMADFYSYQDGEKMPFEEILGFIEQVNGENHYITVDIEAGYASNLTDLALNVEGVVNNGAVGINIEDKRPNLDTLYSIEEQCERLVCIKQKLNAMKKDLFINVRTDLYFTGDIVQNNQNERLLNQTITRIKAYEKTGIDGIFIPGLKNKKHIKKIAAETTLPINIMLDIKEDSIADYLNSGVSRISFGPSIYFLYNEQENQELAAFYTSLLTDLAELEEKERIELFRLK; this comes from the coding sequence ATGAAAGAAGCAAAAGTAATGCAATTCAGAACAGCACATAAAAAAGATAAACCGCTTGTTTTACTAAATATCTGGGATGTAACAACTGCCACTGAGCTGATACAAAAAAAGATAAAGTTGATTCCCACAGGAAGTTTTGCAATGGCTGACTTTTACAGCTATCAAGATGGTGAAAAGATGCCTTTTGAAGAAATATTAGGCTTTATAGAACAAGTGAACGGAGAAAATCACTATATCACAGTAGATATTGAAGCTGGTTACGCGTCAAATTTAACTGATTTAGCTTTAAATGTTGAGGGAGTTGTCAACAACGGAGCCGTCGGTATCAATATTGAAGACAAAAGACCAAATCTAGATACCTTGTATTCCATAGAAGAACAATGTGAGCGGCTAGTTTGCATCAAACAAAAACTCAACGCCATGAAGAAAGATCTGTTTATCAATGTTAGAACTGATTTATATTTTACAGGCGACATCGTGCAAAATAATCAAAATGAGCGGTTGCTGAACCAAACAATTACTCGAATCAAAGCCTATGAAAAAACGGGAATCGATGGTATTTTTATACCAGGTTTAAAAAATAAAAAACATATCAAGAAAATCGCAGCTGAAACAACATTGCCGATCAATATTATGCTTGATATCAAAGAAGATTCGATCGCAGATTATTTAAATTCAGGTGTTTCAAGAATTAGTTTTGGGCCTTCGATTTATTTCCTTTACAATGAACAGGAGAATCAAGAATTGGCGGCTTTTTATACATCATTATTGACAGATTTGGCTGAACTGGAAGAGAAAGAACGTATTGAATTATTCAGATTAAAGTAG
- a CDS encoding LPXTG cell wall anchor domain-containing protein codes for MKDSWKRGSFKFLLYSSTIVVGTSFPVQTLATTITQVNQAAQPVLEKDYISVLKEYTVAKENYLETKGKYDAALDAYNQSKTEADKTYEAAAKLKVDLDEQKKIYKEQLEDFEKATTTYEAHRATYETNKSSFEAHIEDYNKAKEEYEAKQTSYQALELIFSNMQKDYLSALTTYENLNTEAETKKATYETLRVEYENKRTIYDEAAAAYKKIQAAYNAAKKNYNVQLTDYNTQKLAYEKLLSTYTNEKIIYDKKATDFNKAAQLYNTLKNELEAAKTEYTTIKSEYDKALDEYKKLVTEYNTAKESYLSEKTAYEKRLSELDTSIRDYETKLTAYNKIKDNYKATKQAYEEAKINYNDLSTQLKELAKQYDTERIAYEAEKTTFDEKTKTYETAKTAYDQQKATYEVQLTAYETELNMYNEKRTAAAEILAQYEEGTVEYSTALAAYNENNDRYNAVNKNYQQVKEQSDLLTEQFKEVQTAYDTATSDYQVITASYQSIKQQYDSLVTKYNQAKLDYQQLEKDYQTISESYTQVMKVYTETETAYKAALEESEEVKVQFTQLNVSYEEVQTKFTNGSDVFKTTEEKYIEANKTYEAVNQKYEKARDEYDRLLPEYRTLKDQLDQLKLDLSEAKTTFTNLGQILATTKNQYTDLQSQYTETMKNFNDVTEQYKNLGQEYSTAELAYKAAATAIANAKESFDLRENEYKALAASYVNLKIEYEKTFEIYTSTSTKLNEVTAEQKIHEDEYNAVSEEYEAVKVSFEKLHTKYTSVDKLYNDANDAWEKADTAYQAANDKLKLLNSDYTDALGLFNSLQTKYDLAKESFTTAAKPYEDALAAYEKAVIAEGEINAAVTNMNQTLKNFPTDKITEANFDHISADLAAWQATYDTAKQALDKALKESWLSIDDYQTKSDAYNLSSIAPENLKDRLGLVYDPENFKELLIAYIADAEKVMNQTITNANAFKAVIKANIDYKKEFQEYLAGWQPGNVGDPNNEQEKWLAIVNATINVDFSQLGYSNDDLDLMDTMEKWDEVVSAYETQGSEAVDHLKNYATYIIGVSDKWTAAHADMLAAITEFEGITGETIKKPTTSNRLSGAAAGVAAEADRVYNNSLSTLHDDPYDPDSGETVLGWLDGQGVGSAMSWRISGQSRPVEVTVPNFVPKELTISLGTLNLLELTAPVIPEVPYMPSAPIPPTIEFNIPEKVEPIKEPVNPALAPSTVSTKTIVGITGVNLPILTEERPSKPTDSAIPLGTSEGVTDVELEDKEAEESVQPDVPVELEDLEDVTNVDPLERPKELEEAPKVEDPIIPDITAPEEVDPTTPPVEQPIEIIAPTEPNTLEAPAASQLPDAPVALVDPKKKAEEKVLATTSPGLNTVADPSRTKLPNTRSERRLPNTGTETSLMSQGMGAFMAGAAGSLLFWKRKKGKHSK; via the coding sequence ATGAAAGATTCATGGAAAAGAGGTTCGTTTAAGTTTTTGTTGTATTCAAGCACGATAGTCGTAGGAACTAGTTTTCCTGTGCAAACATTGGCTACAACGATAACACAAGTAAACCAAGCAGCTCAACCTGTTTTGGAAAAAGATTACATTAGTGTATTGAAAGAATACACCGTTGCAAAAGAAAACTATCTAGAAACCAAAGGCAAATACGATGCTGCATTAGATGCGTACAATCAATCAAAAACAGAAGCTGATAAAACTTATGAAGCAGCCGCTAAGCTTAAAGTTGATTTAGATGAGCAAAAAAAGATATACAAAGAACAGTTAGAGGATTTCGAAAAAGCTACTACGACTTACGAAGCACATAGAGCTACATATGAAACAAATAAGTCGAGTTTCGAAGCACATATTGAAGATTACAATAAAGCAAAAGAAGAGTACGAAGCAAAACAAACTAGTTACCAAGCATTAGAATTAATTTTTAGTAACATGCAAAAAGACTATCTGAGTGCGCTCACAACGTATGAGAACTTGAACACTGAGGCAGAGACAAAAAAAGCTACTTATGAAACTTTACGTGTAGAGTACGAAAATAAACGTACAATCTATGATGAAGCTGCAGCCGCGTATAAAAAGATTCAAGCAGCCTATAATGCGGCAAAAAAGAACTATAATGTGCAGCTGACAGATTATAATACACAAAAGCTTGCTTATGAAAAACTACTCAGCACTTATACGAATGAGAAAATCATTTATGACAAAAAAGCCACAGATTTCAATAAAGCTGCGCAATTATACAATACATTGAAAAATGAACTTGAAGCAGCTAAGACGGAATACACAACAATCAAATCTGAATACGATAAGGCTCTTGATGAATACAAAAAGCTAGTAACTGAGTACAATACAGCTAAAGAAAGCTATTTATCTGAAAAGACAGCATATGAAAAACGTTTATCAGAATTAGATACATCCATTCGCGATTACGAAACGAAGCTTACTGCTTACAATAAAATCAAAGATAACTATAAAGCCACGAAACAAGCTTATGAAGAAGCAAAAATCAATTACAATGATCTATCAACTCAATTAAAAGAATTAGCGAAACAATATGATACTGAACGTATCGCTTACGAAGCTGAAAAAACAACTTTTGATGAGAAAACGAAAACTTACGAAACAGCTAAAACAGCCTATGATCAACAAAAAGCAACCTATGAGGTTCAACTTACTGCCTATGAAACAGAATTGAATATGTACAATGAAAAAAGAACAGCCGCAGCAGAAATTCTTGCACAATATGAAGAAGGAACAGTAGAATATTCAACTGCCTTGGCTGCATACAATGAAAATAATGATCGCTACAATGCAGTAAATAAGAACTATCAACAAGTTAAAGAACAGTCAGATTTACTGACAGAGCAATTTAAAGAAGTCCAAACAGCTTACGATACTGCAACAAGCGATTACCAAGTCATTACGGCTTCTTACCAATCGATCAAGCAACAATATGATTCTCTTGTTACCAAATATAATCAGGCAAAACTTGATTACCAACAATTGGAAAAAGACTATCAAACAATCAGCGAAAGCTACACTCAAGTAATGAAAGTTTACACTGAAACAGAAACAGCATACAAAGCGGCACTTGAAGAATCCGAGGAAGTCAAAGTACAATTTACTCAGCTGAATGTATCTTACGAAGAGGTACAGACTAAATTTACAAATGGTTCAGACGTGTTTAAAACCACTGAAGAGAAATATATCGAGGCAAATAAAACCTATGAAGCGGTTAACCAAAAATACGAAAAAGCACGTGACGAATATGACCGCTTATTACCCGAATATCGAACGCTTAAAGATCAATTGGACCAATTAAAATTAGATCTCTCAGAAGCAAAAACAACTTTTACTAATTTGGGGCAAATACTGGCAACAACTAAAAATCAATATACAGATTTACAATCACAATATACTGAAACAATGAAGAACTTTAATGATGTAACAGAACAATATAAAAACTTAGGTCAAGAATACAGTACTGCTGAACTTGCATATAAAGCTGCAGCAACGGCAATTGCCAACGCAAAAGAATCCTTCGACCTTCGTGAAAATGAATATAAAGCTTTAGCAGCTTCCTATGTCAATCTTAAAATAGAGTATGAAAAAACCTTTGAAATTTACACTAGTACTTCGACTAAATTGAATGAAGTAACAGCTGAACAAAAAATACATGAAGATGAGTACAACGCTGTTTCAGAAGAATATGAAGCAGTAAAAGTTTCTTTTGAAAAACTTCATACAAAATATACTAGTGTTGACAAATTATACAACGATGCAAATGATGCATGGGAAAAAGCCGATACTGCTTATCAAGCAGCAAACGACAAATTAAAGTTACTTAATAGTGACTACACTGATGCACTTGGACTCTTCAATAGTCTACAAACGAAGTACGATCTTGCAAAAGAAAGCTTCACTACTGCAGCAAAACCTTATGAGGACGCATTAGCCGCCTATGAGAAGGCAGTTATCGCTGAAGGAGAAATTAACGCTGCTGTAACAAATATGAACCAAACTCTCAAAAATTTTCCAACTGATAAAATCACAGAAGCGAATTTTGATCATATTTCAGCTGACTTAGCAGCATGGCAAGCTACGTATGATACGGCTAAACAAGCACTAGATAAAGCATTGAAGGAATCTTGGTTGTCCATTGACGACTACCAAACAAAAAGTGATGCCTACAACCTAAGCTCTATTGCACCTGAAAATTTAAAGGATAGATTAGGACTTGTTTATGATCCAGAAAATTTTAAAGAACTATTAATAGCTTATATTGCTGATGCTGAAAAAGTAATGAATCAAACTATTACTAACGCCAATGCTTTTAAAGCGGTTATTAAAGCGAATATAGACTATAAAAAGGAGTTTCAAGAATATTTAGCTGGCTGGCAACCAGGAAATGTAGGAGACCCTAACAATGAGCAAGAAAAATGGCTTGCTATTGTGAATGCAACGATCAATGTTGACTTTAGTCAACTGGGTTATTCTAATGATGACCTAGATTTGATGGATACTATGGAGAAATGGGATGAAGTCGTTTCAGCCTATGAAACTCAAGGATCAGAGGCAGTTGATCATCTTAAAAACTATGCAACATACATCATCGGTGTATCTGATAAGTGGACAGCGGCACATGCCGATATGCTTGCTGCAATAACTGAATTTGAAGGAATAACAGGAGAAACGATTAAAAAACCGACTACTAGCAATAGACTTTCAGGTGCTGCAGCTGGAGTAGCGGCTGAAGCAGATCGTGTCTATAATAACAGTCTCTCTACGCTTCATGACGATCCTTATGATCCAGATTCTGGCGAAACAGTGCTTGGGTGGTTAGACGGGCAAGGCGTTGGTTCTGCAATGAGTTGGCGCATTAGTGGTCAATCAAGACCCGTAGAAGTGACAGTTCCTAACTTTGTACCTAAAGAGTTAACAATTTCCTTAGGCACTCTGAACCTTCTGGAACTTACAGCTCCTGTGATTCCAGAAGTACCATACATGCCATCAGCTCCTATCCCCCCAACAATTGAATTCAACATACCTGAAAAAGTGGAGCCTATAAAAGAGCCAGTTAATCCAGCGCTTGCGCCTTCCACCGTTTCAACAAAAACAATTGTTGGTATCACAGGAGTCAATTTACCAATTTTAACAGAAGAACGCCCATCAAAACCAACCGATTCAGCTATACCACTAGGTACCTCAGAGGGTGTAACTGACGTGGAATTAGAAGATAAAGAAGCGGAAGAAAGTGTTCAACCTGATGTTCCGGTTGAGTTAGAAGACTTAGAGGATGTTACAAATGTAGATCCATTAGAACGTCCAAAAGAGCTGGAAGAAGCACCAAAAGTCGAAGATCCGATTATTCCAGATATTACAGCGCCAGAAGAGGTAGATCCAACAACCCCTCCGGTAGAACAACCAATTGAGATCATAGCGCCAACAGAACCTAATACATTAGAAGCACCTGCAGCAAGTCAGCTGCCCGATGCTCCTGTTGCATTAGTAGATCCTAAAAAGAAGGCTGAAGAAAAAGTGCTGGCAACTACAAGTCCTGGATTAAATACAGTTGCTGATCCATCTAGGACTAAACTTCCAAATACTCGTTCTGAAAGAAGACTCCCAAATACGGGAACCGAGACTTCACTAATGAGTCAAGGAATGGGCGCCTTTATGGCAGGAGCTGCTGGATCACTTCTTTTCTGGAAGAGAAAAAAAGGAAAACACAGTAAATAA
- a CDS encoding DUF916 and DUF3324 domain-containing protein yields MKRELSKKHFVIRTAILMSCMIVFLCGLPIRSQANEAETGGFSVKAVLPENQLNPDVTYYDLRVKPGQEQTLDLELYNSTKETQKVAVMINPGITNDNGLIDYSEREKDYQYDDSLTLAITDIATTDKEITIPALSKVTTKIRLKVPDQPFKGMVLGGIYLTSLSENQEEQGNTEGGMQIKNKVVYSVGIKLTESDDPVEADLLYEKGQTLAAQEAGRNIIKSKIRNIAPTNIDEMTYHAKIYAENAKEVLVERAVSGYRMAPNSYFHYQVPWGSQPFKPGKYRIELSAESKATGQNWQWQDDFEITQEEAKELNESAIDLEETYNWPLYVALGVGILFLIILVILFIRRQKKKKRKRRKIEAQRKKRQRKKRPQPTGKKRSEKQIKKKGYKNG; encoded by the coding sequence ATGAAAAGAGAACTTAGTAAGAAACATTTCGTTATAAGAACAGCTATTTTAATGAGTTGTATGATAGTTTTTTTATGCGGATTACCAATACGAAGTCAGGCGAATGAAGCTGAAACAGGTGGTTTTTCAGTAAAAGCCGTTTTGCCTGAAAATCAACTGAACCCTGATGTTACATATTATGATTTACGTGTTAAACCAGGACAGGAGCAGACACTTGATTTAGAATTATACAATTCCACAAAAGAAACACAAAAAGTTGCTGTGATGATTAATCCTGGAATTACCAATGACAATGGCTTGATCGATTACTCAGAAAGAGAAAAAGACTACCAATACGATGACTCACTAACTCTTGCAATCACGGATATAGCTACAACGGATAAAGAAATAACAATCCCTGCATTGAGTAAAGTCACAACTAAAATTCGTCTAAAAGTTCCAGATCAGCCATTTAAGGGAATGGTATTGGGTGGTATTTATTTAACGTCACTTTCAGAAAATCAAGAGGAACAAGGAAATACTGAAGGTGGCATGCAAATCAAGAATAAAGTTGTCTATTCTGTAGGGATCAAATTGACAGAAAGTGATGATCCAGTTGAAGCTGATTTACTCTATGAAAAAGGCCAGACTTTAGCTGCACAAGAAGCAGGACGTAACATTATCAAATCTAAAATTAGAAATATTGCTCCGACGAACATTGACGAGATGACCTATCATGCTAAAATTTACGCTGAAAATGCTAAGGAAGTACTCGTCGAACGTGCTGTCTCAGGTTATCGCATGGCTCCTAATTCTTATTTTCACTATCAGGTTCCATGGGGAAGCCAACCGTTCAAACCAGGAAAATACCGAATTGAATTATCAGCTGAGTCAAAAGCAACAGGGCAAAACTGGCAATGGCAAGATGATTTTGAAATTACACAAGAAGAAGCAAAAGAACTGAATGAGTCCGCTATTGACTTAGAAGAGACGTACAATTGGCCGCTTTATGTAGCATTAGGAGTAGGTATTTTATTCCTAATTATTTTAGTAATCCTATTTATCAGAAGACAAAAAAAGAAAAAGCGGAAACGAAGAAAAATAGAGGCACAAAGAAAAAAGCGACAAAGAAAGAAGAGACCACAACCCACAGGAAAAAAACGTTCAGAAAAACAGATCAAGAAAAAAGGATATAAAAATGGCTAA